The Aethina tumida isolate Nest 87 chromosome 6, icAetTumi1.1, whole genome shotgun sequence nucleotide sequence ttaaatcaaagaaacaataatacatgtttacttacataaatattcttcagaacaaattcaagaaaaataactatataaataaatgtttattatacatttgatCCTTAGGTCATATGTGATCTAAATTTGAATCATTcacattgaaattataattttagaaaatgataATCAGACGAAACAGAAAAAATGGTAACTGGGTTGCCAGTCAAttcatttccaatttttatttaatatttgtatttttatatattaatttatctgtgtaatttcaaagttatttatatcaatgtttcataaatgattatacttatattacactttaattattcattaattagttATGCGTTTTCAAGGTTTTAATGATAGGCAATTACATTTGTCTGTTTgactgtttaaaaattaaatatggggGAAACCCAGTGCATGTTACGGATATGTAAAATGGGTTGCCTACCTGTATGCATAAATGCTTCCAATGAAGAGCtgctaaacaaataatttaaaaaaatagtaagaaatatgtaacaaaagcaattatttcagtataaatgtgtttaaaaataaataaatgtactaaaagtttatatatttaaaagcatGCACATAATAACAttcacaacaaaataaaacaaaacatccttaactaaatttatttgagatataatatattacaaaacgtGTAGTCGAATATATACACAGTATATAAGACACAATCTTAcaacaaagtaaattatatacaatatttatatatgtaacaataaaaaaatgtccataaattgtacaataaatttgaaaaaacaatCACAATTAATACAATACTTCAATTAGTCAATACTCAGTAAGTACTCAAATATATTCCGAGATGAAAACCTTCTTGAAATCGGGCACGCTGCCCACATATTTATCCTGCAGGTTAATGTTTTCGATGAAAACGGTCCTGCCTGCGGGAATACACTCCACCGACTTGTTCTTCGACTTGACGTTGTCCTTCAGCTTCTTCACCGGATTGTTCCTGATCCGCTTCTTCCTGTCCTCCAGCGTCATGAACGAATTGGACCGTTGCAACTTGTCCTGCAGGTTGGCGTTGATGTCGGTCTCGATGAACGTCTGGAAGTTCTCCAGCGAACGTTTCGAGTTGGACCTGGTGATTTTGAAGTTCTTGTTGATGTCGATTTTGGCGTTGTTCCTCGTCGGGTCGGTCTCCTTTTGCTGCATCATCATCTGCTTGTACTCTTGCGGCTTGAAGCTGGACATGATGGGGTGGGCGGTGATGGAGAAGTAGTCCTGAAACGAAACGTGGGTTTAGGGGGTTGACAGAGGGGCTGGTGGGGCACGAACCTGTTCGGATTGCACGTCGTACCCGAACAAGCTTTCGTCGTTTCGTTCCTCCTTGTTGTCGACCAATATGTCGTTTTTGTGATAGAATTCGAAGTCGCAGTTGGCCTCCGTGGTGATGGAGTTGCAGCTGCTGGTGCTGTCGTAGTTGTGGCCGTGCACGTCCGACACGTACTCGTCGTCGGAGCTGTTGTAGAAGTCGTTCAGTTGGGCCTGCTGGTGAACCGTCACGTCCTGCTGGCTGATTTTCAGGACGTGCTCGTGGCTCCTGCTTAATTTGGAGTTGGACAGCAAGTTGTTGTGGGTTATGTCTTCCAAACTTTTACGATTCAAGTTGCCGTTGCTTTTGTGCAGGTAGTTCAGCTGCTTGTTGATGTAGTCAGGGGTGAGGTGATGGAGATCTGAGTGACTTGGGCACAGATTGGCCTCGCAGTTAATGCACTTAGGTTTGTCGTACTCCTGACGTTTCAAGTGAGTACTTTGGTGCAAGGAGATGTTGGAAGACGACTTCTGTCCCTCCAGTGGCTGTACCTGCCTTACACCTACAATAAagaccaattaataaaaataactatacaTAAAGTACAAGTTTGGTACTCGGTGGTTCCCTGGTTTGCCTCCGGTAGTTCTGTATAATGGGCAGCCGATTGTTGCCATCGATGCTGGTGTACAAATTGGCATTGGCAAGCGGAAACCGGTGTTCAATGGTCTGCAAGCCCCTGAAGTTGGTCGGGTTGGGCACCTCCAAACTTTGCGGTTGACTAGTACCGAACGGCCTGAATTTACCGTCCAAACCAACTGGAAAACAATACAAGTCCAATGTTGTAAATCGTGCCGTTCGCATTAACgctcaattataattttaataagccgCTAATTAAATGTCAAGAGAAAGTCAAATGTGCACAGTTATTAAGCACGTGAGTACGAACGTGTTGTGGAAAAGTCATTGTTAGATTGGGATGGCGGATGTGCTTACTCTGCGGCAGTTTTTCCTCGTTGTGTTTGCCCGTGCATTTGTACACGTTCGCGACCCATTTGCAGAAACGGGAGTCGACTATTCCCAGGCTGACTGGTATCAGTAAGTCCTGGAGGAGGCCCAGCCACAGGACTGCTCCGGGTATTGAGTACGGGTAGATCAGCTTCGGGTAGATGCAAAGAAcctgaaatgaaattaaatattttaactgttatatttattaaataaaaaaattgttttatggaaatttgttatatttatatttattttgcatattttatttttacagaatAGAAGTTAATTCAATTGTGAAGAagattgtaatatattaaaatttttaataatattgttataatatatttattaattaaaattaataaatcaatgtaattattaaataaaaataataaaatattattttacaaaaaattgtttaatttttatctatttattgtttattttgtatattatattttacatttgtaattttcatttctaattttgtataaatttatcgttcagaaaataattaattctagtaagtctaaatataataaataaaatttaaaatagaaaataaaattattttaataaaattgttctattttatttctaattttgtataaatttatttgatttattaagtttattgtgcagaaaattaattctatttttaatgtagacataatttaataatgaaattattaattaataataataaaacattattttacaaacatttgtttaatttataatatgtttatttatagtttattttgtatattaattttatacatttttatttttaatttctaattttgtataaatgtattcaatttattaaatttctcgtacagaaaattaattctattattaatataaacaaaatttaataaaatttaatatagaaaataagattattttaatgaaattattaattaataataataataaaatattattttacaaaaatttgttttatttatgtttatataaagtttattttgtatattatattttacatttgtatttttcatttctatttttgtataaatttatttaatttattaaatttatcgcaccaaaaattatttctattgttaatatgaacacaatttaataaaatttaaaatagaaaataaaattatttaatgaaattattaattaataattataataataaaatattattttacaaaaattagttttatttatgtttatttatttttttaattcctaattttgtataaatttatttaatttatcgtacaaaaaattaattctattgttaatataaatataatttaataaaatttaaaatagaaaataaaattattaattaacaataataataaaatattattttacaaaaaaattattttgtttgtttatttatagtttattttgtatattatagtttacatttgtatttttaatttctaattttgtataaattgatttaatttataaacgtaaattattatatttatgtttacttatagtttattatgtatttatattttacatttgcaTTTctcatttctatttttatataaatttatttaatttattaaatttattttacagaaaataaacTGTAGTgtgaatataaatgaaatttatacataaaaatgatgaatgaatgaaatttgacataaaaaataaaattgttttaatgtaattattaaataaaaataaaaaaatattatttttcagaaatttgttttatttatagtttatattttatataatcttatataaatttatttaatttattaattttattttacagtcatttgattgtaataaaataataaaactattaattgttaataaatatatataagctTTTAGTCTTctgttacataataattacaaaatataaataaaattttatatattactttcatttttagagaaattgatttaattaattattttataataagttaattctattatgaaaagtaattaataattcattaagaactaacataaacacaaaattaaattatttaaattaaaaacgtataaaattttttaaatggatgACTCATGACTtcgttttttaacatatttttaagactagtaaaagtaagaaaattattaatttgttattaagtttttgttGGTTGTCAAAAATATGGTGTTAAGTATGaggtcaaattttaatatagaaagaagttttttattaatttaaaaattccttttaattcaaggattatttaaaaataaataataaaagatacagtttattttaataataagcaTTGGTCAAGAATTATTTTCATCTGTCTCAACAGTATtgagataaatataattagtagttagttaattgtatttttaacaatttttcaacacttaaaaaaacagttttgttattgactttttaaataaaatcaatgttaaagtcaataaatgttaaaataacataaaatttagtcaattctataaatgtaacatatcatctaaatttgagaaagaaattttactacaaattatttaaattaaataccaatataagtatatttttaaacaaacaagtgATTTTAAccgcaaaaatattaattattgtttattattaaatttaaatgaaaaattaggaaagaatgaacaatctttagtaacaaattataaattattaattaatttgttttagttcAAGGATTCTTTAAAAacggaataataaaaatgtattacaataattttaattaaatttaatagtttattttaatttaattactttatttcataattcctaatgaattatttattatttttaggttagtacattaaaataaatttttatagcaaaaattaataataaagacaaGCCAAAGTtgtcattaaaagtttaaattaatgttgttttaattaaaaaccataaatcaacaaactttaacaaataaaaaagttgattttACAACTGCCTCCTGTGAGGATTGAACTCACGACCCCTGGTTTACAAGACCAGTGCTCTGCCACTGAGCTAAAGAGGCTCACGTACAATGACTAAAATCTCACCTATAAACGTTAACCACCATTTCACCCAACACCAAACCCAATTTCCTGAGATAAATCCAGTTTTTTATCTACATTCATTATAAACTCATTTAATACAGCACGGCCGTAATAACGTTCGTGTGAAAGCACCGGTGCGgcgttaatattaattaaattaaattttagtgccAGAAGGAAAAGGTGTATGCGAAGTTTTGGAGGTCAAAAATTGGGAGCAGCAAATTACGATTGTGCAACACACACATCGGCGCAACAATAATATTCATCTAAGGTCGTGAATTGTATTATTCCGCATAAGTTTAAGGTCAACCGTGTGAGAGATCATTTCCATTCCATCTAGCTTTGTGTGTATTATATTAGGTGTTACAAACTGATAGCCGTTACGCTTTTAAacgtaattttcaattttattatgttttattggaaattatattaattaattaattaaataaatatagggaTCTGTAATTTTGACGTCCAGAACGGGATgataaaattacagatttctatATTCGGGGAGACACATTTTTTCGTATTTTTGGCCGATTCGATGTAAATTCAACCTAGATTTTGGACAGGGATACGTGTTGAAGGTTTTTTGACCAAGAATTTATGGTCACTGCTTAAGAGAGTAACCGAAGGCTGTTATATTTAGCAATTTCACTCTCTCTAACAGCACTAGATTTGAgtaattgtcaaatttgaatgtaCTACTTGAAAAAAAAGGCTGTCACTTCATAGTTATCCCTTTATTCAATCTCCTGGGGGTAATGCTCCAACTTTTAATGTTGTCTAAATCGTTTAATAAGGGTGTTTTAGTGTGGTCAGCTATTGAGGTGTTACCATACCACTTgtgttgtaatattttttgtattttgatgtattttaaatattttttgtgaggAATTATGAATTGAATGAACCCCCGAGCGTCATCCAACGTTACCTCAACCTTTCAGTCGCAGCCTGTCACCGATTATCGATTCGTATTAGCCACGCAAACAATACAAACACAAAATGTCGCATTCCTCGTCCGCATTTTTCCATAATTCCCTCTCGCCTTCGCGTGTCGATTCCTtccaatagttttttttcttcGTTCCTCCACGTGAACGTGGCCGATTCTGTGTAGATAGAAAGTGCACTAATTGTACGGGGGCCGATTATTAATGCATTGTCTTCGGTGAAAACGTCTTGTGAAAATGAACCGTTTCCCGTGTTATTTTCCTCGATTACCGGGAAGGACGTTCATTTTGGCCGGTacagaaaactgtaattttatcGTCCCCCCCCCCAAAATGGCGTGACGCATAATTTACAGTTTCCTGTATTAACGTATTTACGGCTTATTCACCGTTTAACATAATGATAAGGTTCAGTCAGCATAAAGAAAAGGAAAGTGATTAAACCCGACTAAATGTTTTGCACGCacccaattataaaatatcacttCTTCACAACATTTAATCAAAACACTTTccattgtttgttgttggcGCAGCGGTACATTCACCAATTACAACTTGTTACGCAATCCCAATTAAAGTCCAGAAgacataattcaatttttaataacagaaaaacgATAATTGCCGCCAACATTATTTCCTAGTTAGGTTCGAAAACGTTCATTAGTCCATCGCGTTTTCTATTTTGTACGTTCTCAAATTAAAAACGATAATTTCTAACtcagacacacacacacacacgcacaGACAATAATTGCGTCTTGATTTTCGCGATAACATACACAAGAGTGGGGTATCAAAAAGTAAAAGTGCACACACACGTGAACATCGAGAGAAATTTCGTTCAAAAGCGAAGTATCTCATGTAATGATAGTTTTAATTACACGTTGGTACATTCTCCAAAGCAAAAGTTTACAATGTTACTCTCTCACGGtggtttatttgttaataaaccaATTTGTTCTATCGGAACTGCACATTGTTCAATTCTATTACGGTTTTCTTTACGTATTAATTAGGTTTTCCTTGACATTCTCGTCATTTATacttcgatttttttttattgaaattttataattaacaaagaaacactttttctaattataaatttacacattttagaAAGGAAAATAGTTTGAATTTTTGCTCCCACATTTGTCAAATTGGTTCTTTGGACACGGTTAAtgtgtttaaaacaaattaaaaccttttatcaatttatttatcaatttaatgtgagccaataaacatattttattgtttcttcatcgtaaaattacacaaaacattttattattcacgAATTGTTGCGCACTTATTAATCgtgttattgttaataatttttatttaattaaacatttgacACAATGAGTGTagtttgttgatttattttatgcacGTGTTTTTGTCGGACGGAACGAATGATTAATTAGCGATAATCAAttcgttattaattttatttatttattcttgtaacacataaatatttatagccCACAtaacaaatacttttatttttcttttactgTTGGAATGTTgcattctttattaattaattgtcaatGTTTTTTCCTGctgtgaattttttttacaataaaagcgtttttttattcgttttgTTCACTGTTGTTTGTTAATGAGTAACGGTTTTACTGCAGCGAAGGTTTTTTTACAGGAAACTGCAATTTTTAAGTGGTTTAATTCGTtgtttttgtcatttaatcTACACTTTCATCTTTAAACCACTTAACAAATGGAGATTGATTTCTGTAGAACAAGTTTCACAGCAAGAAAATATTgaccattaataaataaatattactactAAGTTTGTgtgttaaaaacttttttataaaaagttggaCAACAGACAACATATGAAGAATTCTGTAGAAAAAGCTTCACAACAAGAAAAcgttgataattaataaataactatggAGTGTGTctgttaaaaactttattttcttataaaaaaggCGGACAACAGAAAAAagttatctaattaattaagaagatAACATTTCAACAACAGTAAGAACCAAGAAAAACAATTCAGAATTGAAGCTTTGTGCTTAAAAGGCTTCCTAGcaataaaatcattgtttattaatgaacAACAAAGAAAAAGACGATTTAAACgcctcaattttatataaaaaaaaattgtcaagaaagaaaattttgcttatgacaaAGAATGTAATACTCTGACAATCATAAGAACAAAGTTTATCACTCAACATATGAagaattttgtagaaaaagtTCACAACAAGAAAACGTTgaccattaataaataactatggAGTATGTGTgttaaaaactacattttcttataaaaaaaggCGGACAACAGTAAGAAGTTgcctaattaattaagaaggtAACATTTCAATAACAGTAAGAACGaagaaaaacaattcaaaattggaGATTTCTGCTTAAAAGGCTTCGTAGcaataaaatcattgtttattaatgaacAACAAAGAAGAAGACGATTTAAAggcttcaattttatataagaaaatttgtcaagaaagaaaattttgattatgatAAAGAATGTAACACTCTGACAATAACAAGAACAAAGTTTATCACTCAATATATGAAGAATTCTGTAGAAAAAGTTTCACAACAAGAAAACGTTgaccattaataaataactatggAGTATGTGTGTTAAAAActtcattttcttataaaaaaaggAGGACAACAGAAAGAAGTTgcctaa carries:
- the LOC109602742 gene encoding uncharacterized protein LOC109602742; this encodes MLRYTKLQLATCISLPTVSILLLWTVAIFHKNRKRWGPYDIPIVSLLVLSVIRNVCVLSYVLVVTLNEEVFDTEYCGVVVWLFNSIHTFQASILTTIAVIGLFSSKLHRNKQNLRQYLTTTHIVYHLFCLTTLCACVGVAAILAKRNDVSSVIFQNVTVFNDPNPCSFLPFELDVKFNVFILVLHLSLAVVSFGSFLLICYHHYRSKKGGNFDYLKKSNSDLSDLSVANYAGDKQFYDAFRPPKADEPHRPNHINQIVWNSDTSNISTTVSSTNSRRPCLSKKQFETIEDWNRTGLETMHPVLIVSYLFYHLPVIVLCIYPKLIYPYSIPGAVLWLGLLQDLLIPVSLGIVDSRFCKWVANVYKCTGKHNEEKLPQIGLDGKFRPFGTSQPQSLEVPNPTNFRGLQTIEHRFPLANANLYTSIDGNNRLPIIQNYRRQTREPPSVRQVQPLEGQKSSSNISLHQSTHLKRQEYDKPKCINCEANLCPSHSDLHHLTPDYINKQLNYLHKSNGNLNRKSLEDITHNNLLSNSKLSRSHEHVLKISQQDVTVHQQAQLNDFYNSSDDEYVSDVHGHNYDSTSSCNSITTEANCDFEFYHKNDILVDNKEERNDESLFGYDVQSEQDYFSITAHPIMSSFKPQEYKQMMMQQKETDPTRNNAKIDINKNFKITRSNSKRSLENFQTFIETDINANLQDKLQRSNSFMTLEDRKKRIRNNPVKKLKDNVKSKNKSVECIPAGRTVFIENINLQDKYVGSVPDFKKVFISEYI